A portion of the Kineosporia corallincola genome contains these proteins:
- a CDS encoding DUF4262 domain-containing protein: MCLKCEGWSDEEILESSRRAIELHGWGYVHVEGGGPCFTYTVGLTRFHGHAELLVTGLDVGQATTLLDDLADQVRHGFRLVAGDLLVEGCCDVHRLQLVQVSEPGRLAQAQEIYASSAGMVPGLQVVYTEACGHWPWEHDGPESQWRQPLFGRPRHR, translated from the coding sequence ATGTGTCTGAAGTGCGAAGGCTGGAGCGATGAGGAGATCCTGGAGAGCAGCAGGCGGGCGATCGAGCTGCACGGTTGGGGGTACGTGCATGTCGAGGGTGGCGGTCCCTGCTTCACCTACACGGTGGGCCTGACCCGGTTCCACGGTCATGCAGAGCTCCTGGTCACCGGGCTGGACGTGGGGCAGGCCACCACCCTGCTCGACGATCTGGCCGACCAGGTCCGGCACGGGTTCCGGCTGGTGGCGGGCGACCTGCTGGTCGAGGGGTGCTGCGACGTGCACCGGCTCCAGCTGGTCCAGGTGAGCGAGCCGGGCCGACTGGCCCAGGCGCAGGAGATCTACGCCAGTTCCGCCGGGATGGTACCGGGCCTCCAGGTGGTCTACACCGAGGCCTGCGGCCACTGGCCCTGGGAGCACGACGGTCCCGAGAGCCAGTGGCGCCAGCCGCTGTTCGGCCGGCCGCGGCACCGCTGA
- a CDS encoding nucleoside deaminase, whose product MPPSAQLERWMGLALEEAALAPSTGDVPVGAVVVDRAGQVVGRGRNEREAIQDPTAHAELLALRRAATAAGSWRLDGATLVVTLEPCAMCAGAIVLSRVCRVVVGAWDPKAGATGSSRDIVRDSRLNHRVEVVGGVREAEAARLLTDFFVARR is encoded by the coding sequence ATGCCCCCCTCCGCGCAGCTGGAGCGGTGGATGGGGCTGGCACTGGAGGAGGCCGCCCTGGCCCCGTCGACGGGCGACGTGCCGGTCGGCGCGGTGGTCGTGGACCGGGCCGGGCAGGTCGTCGGGCGAGGCCGGAACGAGCGGGAGGCCATCCAGGACCCGACGGCCCACGCGGAGCTGCTGGCGCTGCGCCGCGCGGCCACCGCGGCCGGCAGCTGGCGCCTGGACGGGGCGACGCTGGTCGTCACCCTGGAGCCGTGCGCGATGTGTGCCGGGGCGATCGTCCTGTCCCGGGTCTGCCGGGTGGTGGTCGGCGCCTGGGACCCGAAGGCGGGCGCCACCGGCTCCAGCCGGGACATCGTCCGGGACTCCCGCCTGAACCACCGGGTCGAGGTGGTCGGAGGGGTACGGGAGGCGGAGGCGGCGCGGCTGCTCACCGACTTCTTCGTCGCGAGACGATGA
- a CDS encoding LytR C-terminal domain-containing protein: protein MQTVSAAGRTVVNVYNGSDRRGLAGAVARELQRREFRVLSIGNDASDRHSTAVSIRYGAGDEIPARTVALQFPGRVKLVPDPRARDDHAVDVVIGSRYKAMTGRTAAAAAIAPAPTPRGCLRATTAPSLTPGEG from the coding sequence GTGCAGACCGTCAGCGCCGCCGGCCGGACCGTGGTGAACGTGTACAACGGCTCCGACCGGCGCGGTCTGGCCGGCGCCGTGGCCCGCGAGCTCCAGCGCCGCGAGTTCCGGGTGCTCAGCATCGGGAACGACGCCTCCGACCGGCACAGCACCGCGGTGTCGATCAGGTACGGCGCCGGCGACGAGATCCCGGCCCGGACCGTGGCCCTCCAGTTTCCCGGCCGGGTGAAGCTGGTCCCGGATCCGCGCGCCCGGGACGACCACGCCGTGGACGTGGTGATCGGCAGCCGCTACAAGGCGATGACGGGTCGTACCGCGGCTGCCGCCGCGATCGCCCCGGCGCCGACGCCCCGGGGATGCCTGCGGGCCACCACGGCACCGTCCCTCACGCCGGGCGAGGGCTGA
- the upp gene encoding uracil phosphoribosyltransferase: MRLHVVDHPLVAHKLTTLRNRETDSPTFRRLADELVTLLAYEATRGVRVVEHDISTPVASAKGVKLTQPKPLVVPILRAGLGMLEGMTRLIPTAEVGFLGMIRNEETLEASTYANRLPDDLTGRQVYVLDPMLATGGTLAVAIQYLMERGADDVTAICLLGAPEGVEHVRRTVGEDASVQIVLAGMDPGLNDLGYIVPGLGDAGDRLYGVV; encoded by the coding sequence ATGCGCCTGCACGTCGTCGACCATCCTCTCGTCGCCCACAAGCTGACCACGCTCCGCAACCGGGAGACCGACTCGCCGACGTTCCGGCGGCTCGCCGACGAACTCGTCACGTTGCTGGCCTACGAGGCCACCCGCGGGGTGCGAGTGGTGGAGCACGACATCTCCACCCCGGTCGCCTCCGCGAAGGGGGTCAAGCTGACCCAGCCGAAGCCCCTCGTGGTCCCGATCCTGCGCGCCGGGCTGGGGATGCTGGAGGGCATGACCCGGCTGATCCCGACCGCCGAGGTCGGCTTCCTCGGGATGATCCGCAACGAGGAGACCCTCGAGGCCAGCACCTACGCCAACCGCCTCCCCGACGACCTGACCGGGCGCCAGGTGTACGTCCTGGACCCGATGCTGGCGACGGGCGGCACTCTCGCCGTGGCGATCCAGTACCTGATGGAGCGCGGCGCGGACGACGTCACCGCGATCTGCCTCCTTGGTGCACCGGAAGGCGTCGAGCACGTCCGCCGAACGGTGGGGGAGGACGCCTCCGTTCAGATCGTTCTGGCCGGGATGGATCCCGGACTGAACGATCTGGGTTACATCGTCCCTGGTCTGGGAGACGCCGGGGATCGCCTGTACGGCGTAGTCTGA
- a CDS encoding type II toxin-antitoxin system VapB family antitoxin, with the protein MIFKAVGEGRPYPEHGYSTSKQWSDLPPSQVRLDDLVTTKRTLDLNSLLSEDSTFFGDLFAHVVQYQGTLYLEDGLHRAVRAALHQRPVLHARVLVIDAQDGDVGAAPRS; encoded by the coding sequence GTGATTTTCAAGGCAGTCGGCGAGGGCCGTCCGTATCCCGAGCACGGGTACAGCACGTCCAAGCAGTGGTCCGACCTGCCGCCCAGTCAGGTACGCCTGGACGACCTGGTCACCACCAAGCGCACACTGGACCTGAACTCCCTGCTGTCCGAGGACTCCACCTTTTTCGGCGACCTGTTCGCCCATGTCGTGCAGTACCAGGGCACGCTTTACCTGGAAGATGGCCTGCACCGGGCGGTTCGCGCCGCACTGCACCAACGGCCGGTGCTGCACGCCCGGGTACTGGTGATCGATGCTCAGGACGGCGACGTGGGGGCTGCGCCCAGGAGCTGA